Proteins from a single region of Candidatus Margulisiibacteriota bacterium:
- the queF gene encoding preQ(1) synthase: MALIEVVDNQYPDREYTVNIEFPEFTCVCPKTGLPDFATILIDYVPGKKLVELKSLKLYFISYRNVGAFHEHVINKILDDFVAACRPRSAKIIGEFSVRGGIMTTVTASM; this comes from the coding sequence ATGGCGCTGATCGAAGTTGTGGACAATCAATATCCCGATCGGGAGTACACGGTAAATATCGAGTTCCCGGAGTTTACTTGTGTTTGCCCGAAGACCGGCTTGCCGGATTTTGCCACGATCCTGATCGATTACGTCCCGGGGAAGAAATTAGTGGAGTTGAAGTCGCTGAAGCTGTATTTTATCTCCTACCGCAATGTCGGTGCTTTCCACGAGCATGTCATTAACAAAATACTGGATGACTTTGTCGCCGCCTGCCGCCCCCGCTCGGCCAAAATAATCGGCGAATTCAGCGTCCGCGGCGGGATCATGACGACGGTAACAGCTAGTATGTAG
- the pyrF gene encoding orotidine-5'-phosphate decarboxylase gives MKFVEQLDRAITQNNSQLCVGLDVDLSRFPQKYLSSDDPIFNFNREIIAATKDQVCAYKPNSAFYEMYGVYGLSALLKTIEFIHQETKVPVILDAKRGDVGHSSAAYAKSVFDACKADATTVNPYMGHDSVQPFLDYQEKGVFILCLTSNVGGKDFQAAGKEPLYISVAKHVKEWNHYGNCGLVVGATKPEELKEIKALAGEMPILIPGVGAQGGDLKAAVKFGGQRAIINASRSIIYAADPGAEAKKLRDEINQWR, from the coding sequence ATGAAGTTCGTCGAACAGCTCGACCGGGCCATCACCCAAAACAATTCCCAACTCTGCGTCGGCCTGGATGTTGACCTTAGCCGCTTCCCCCAGAAATATTTATCGAGCGACGATCCGATCTTTAATTTCAACCGCGAGATCATTGCCGCGACCAAGGATCAGGTCTGCGCCTACAAGCCGAACAGCGCCTTCTACGAAATGTACGGTGTTTACGGCTTAAGCGCCCTCCTCAAAACGATCGAGTTCATCCATCAGGAGACGAAAGTACCGGTCATCCTCGACGCCAAGCGGGGCGACGTCGGACACTCCTCGGCGGCCTATGCTAAAAGCGTCTTTGACGCCTGCAAAGCCGATGCCACGACCGTCAACCCGTATATGGGCCACGACTCGGTCCAGCCGTTCCTCGATTATCAGGAAAAAGGGGTTTTTATCCTCTGTTTGACCTCCAACGTGGGGGGAAAAGACTTTCAGGCAGCGGGGAAAGAGCCACTCTATATTTCGGTCGCCAAACATGTTAAAGAATGGAACCACTACGGCAACTGCGGCCTGGTGGTCGGCGCGACCAAACCGGAAGAGCTGAAGGAGATCAAGGCGCTCGCCGGCGAGATGCCGATCTTGATCCCGGGCGTCGGGGCGCAAGGGGGCGACCTCAAAGCCGCCGTTAAGTTTGGCGGCCAGCGGGCGATCATTAACGCTTCACGCAGTATCATTTACGCCGCTGACCCGGGAGCCGAAGCGAAAAAGCTAAGGGACGAGATTAACCAATGGCGCTGA
- the trpA gene encoding tryptophan synthase subunit alpha, with protein sequence MSKLSEAFSKRKALITYITAGDPSLAVSEKLVYQLAAAGADIIELGIPFSDPLADGPVIQASHVRALKKNVTLADVFKLVKKVRRKSAVPLCFMLAYNLVYQYGENKFYADCERFGVDGVIIPDLPPEESTVDQIYLVAPTSSDARIKLITARSSGFVYLVSLKGVTGKRVGVAGNIAELVARVRRQTKLPLAVGFGVSTPVQAKEIARYADGVIVGSALVDLIAKKKVGQMIKLVEKLRDALDAG encoded by the coding sequence ATGTCGAAACTGTCAGAAGCCTTTTCAAAACGTAAAGCATTAATAACCTATATCACCGCCGGTGACCCCTCGCTGGCGGTGTCGGAAAAACTGGTCTATCAGCTGGCGGCGGCCGGCGCGGATATTATTGAGCTGGGTATCCCTTTCTCCGATCCGCTGGCCGACGGCCCGGTCATCCAGGCCTCGCATGTCCGGGCCCTCAAAAAGAATGTTACTCTGGCGGATGTTTTTAAACTGGTCAAGAAAGTCCGGCGGAAGAGCGCGGTCCCGCTCTGCTTTATGCTCGCCTACAATCTCGTTTATCAATATGGCGAAAATAAGTTCTACGCCGATTGCGAGCGGTTTGGCGTAGACGGCGTGATAATCCCGGATTTACCGCCGGAAGAGTCGACAGTCGACCAAATATATTTAGTCGCGCCCACTAGTTCTGATGCCCGGATCAAGCTGATCACCGCCCGGTCGTCCGGGTTCGTTTACCTCGTTTCCCTCAAGGGAGTGACGGGGAAGAGGGTGGGGGTGGCGGGGAATATTGCCGAGCTGGTCGCCCGGGTTCGCCGGCAGACCAAGTTGCCGCTGGCGGTCGGGTTTGGCGTTTCCACGCCAGTCCAAGCCAAAGAGATCGCTAGGTACGCCGACGGCGTGATCGTCGGGTCGGCCCTGGTTGACCTGATCGCCAAGAAGAAGGTTGGCCAGATGATCAAGCTGGTCGAGAAATTGCGAGACGCCTTAGATGCTGGCTAA
- a CDS encoding HD domain-containing protein: MLANLAYRWKQFWFGMTAVYGEADEAFARSYLNAEEMELFNQLPGFEKKHAVIVARKMLELALYNPELDPQKLVKLGLLHDIGKVAERNSVLTKSWLVIFRFFFPGLYAWLAEQGKTNRLWRRYYIHKHHGAIGSEMLARLGESSEIVLMVKKHDPRVEPFAEDDPIELKILQQADSTY, encoded by the coding sequence ATGCTGGCTAACCTGGCCTATCGTTGGAAACAGTTCTGGTTCGGGATGACCGCGGTTTACGGCGAAGCGGACGAGGCCTTTGCCCGGAGCTATCTCAACGCCGAGGAGATGGAACTGTTCAACCAGCTGCCGGGGTTCGAGAAAAAGCACGCGGTGATCGTGGCCCGCAAGATGCTCGAGCTGGCTCTTTATAATCCCGAGCTTGATCCGCAGAAGCTGGTCAAGCTTGGTTTGCTCCACGACATCGGGAAGGTGGCGGAAAGAAATTCTGTCCTGACTAAGTCGTGGTTGGTCATTTTTCGTTTCTTTTTCCCAGGACTATACGCCTGGTTGGCCGAACAGGGGAAAACCAACCGGCTCTGGCGCCGCTACTACATCCACAAGCACCATGGGGCGATCGGATCAGAAATGCTGGCGCGGTTGGGGGAATCTTCCGAGATCGTCCTGATGGTCAAGAAACACGATCCCCGCGTCGAGCCCTTTGCGGAAGACGACCCCATTGAATTAAAAATACTACAGCAGGCTGATTCTACATACTAG
- a CDS encoding S1 RNA-binding domain-containing protein: MAEEYKATSIDKTKGSAEFSEVEELIRQTLAESKKLEKPAQAATPLTTPVPVTAEPRKEEFRATTFTPPKPAQPVAAPVAPKPVASGPAKEVPQASGYEATFKEYKIGDIVKGKVLKVDPSGILVDINYKADGLILPEEITDRASDEHLKVGEIINVLIENLENKEGYVVLSKRKADFEVKWKIAQDAFRDHTVLSGQVIQVLRGGLVVDCDGLRGFVPASQVSLPAGATLESLADQTIPVKVIEVNSRQGKIVLSHKQAAGQKGQVDTNKLFNELEVGQVRHGKVVNLKTFGAFVDLGGVEGLIHLTELSWKRVKHPSEVVKTGQELDVFVLGVDKISKKVSLGLKELQPDPWANATQLYKPGQIVKAKILRFAKFGAFAELEQGLEGLIHISEMSKEPVEKPEDAGKIGDVVDVKILRVLPDEQRIGLSMKAVRVAEEREANKAAANPPVEEKKITIGDMIADKERAKAERDAEFEVEVELPPAAQ, from the coding sequence ATGGCCGAAGAATACAAAGCCACTTCCATTGACAAGACCAAGGGTTCAGCCGAGTTTTCCGAGGTCGAAGAGCTGATCCGCCAAACCCTGGCCGAAAGCAAAAAGCTGGAAAAGCCGGCCCAGGCCGCGACCCCGCTGACGACCCCTGTCCCAGTCACGGCTGAACCGAGAAAAGAAGAATTCCGGGCGACCACCTTCACCCCGCCTAAACCGGCGCAACCGGTGGCGGCTCCGGTCGCTCCGAAACCGGTCGCCAGCGGCCCGGCCAAGGAAGTCCCCCAGGCCTCCGGTTATGAGGCGACCTTCAAGGAATATAAGATCGGCGATATTGTTAAGGGGAAAGTCCTTAAAGTTGACCCTTCCGGTATCCTGGTCGACATCAATTATAAGGCCGACGGGCTGATCCTCCCCGAAGAGATCACCGACCGGGCCTCGGACGAGCATCTCAAGGTCGGCGAGATCATCAACGTTCTGATCGAGAACCTCGAGAACAAAGAAGGCTATGTCGTCCTCTCCAAGCGCAAGGCCGACTTCGAGGTCAAATGGAAAATTGCCCAGGACGCCTTCCGCGATCACACGGTCCTGTCCGGCCAGGTCATCCAGGTCCTGCGCGGCGGACTGGTCGTCGATTGCGACGGTCTGCGCGGCTTTGTCCCGGCGTCCCAGGTCAGCCTGCCGGCCGGAGCAACTCTCGAAAGTCTCGCCGACCAGACGATCCCCGTCAAGGTCATTGAGGTCAATAGCCGGCAGGGGAAGATCGTCCTTTCGCACAAGCAGGCCGCCGGCCAAAAAGGCCAGGTCGACACGAACAAGCTCTTCAACGAACTCGAAGTGGGACAGGTCCGCCACGGCAAGGTCGTTAATCTCAAAACTTTCGGCGCCTTTGTCGATCTGGGCGGCGTAGAGGGACTGATCCACCTGACCGAACTATCCTGGAAGCGGGTCAAGCACCCCTCGGAAGTGGTCAAGACCGGCCAGGAGTTAGATGTTTTCGTCCTCGGGGTCGACAAGATCAGCAAAAAGGTTTCGCTGGGATTGAAGGAATTGCAGCCGGACCCTTGGGCCAACGCGACCCAGCTCTACAAGCCCGGCCAGATAGTTAAAGCCAAGATCCTCCGCTTCGCCAAGTTCGGCGCTTTTGCCGAATTGGAACAGGGGCTGGAGGGGTTGATCCATATCTCCGAGATGTCCAAAGAGCCGGTCGAGAAACCGGAAGATGCCGGGAAGATCGGCGACGTGGTTGACGTCAAGATCCTCCGCGTCCTCCCCGACGAACAGCGGATCGGCCTCTCGATGAAAGCGGTCCGGGTCGCGGAGGAACGGGAAGCGAATAAGGCCGCCGCCAATCCGCCGGTCGAAGAAAAGAAGATCACCATCGGCGACATGATCGCCGACAAAGAGCGGGCCAAAGCCGAACGCGACGCCGAGTTTGAGGTTGAGGTCGAATTACCACCCGCCGCGCAATGA
- the trpB gene encoding tryptophan synthase subunit beta, translating to MPNFFSLPDATGHFGQFGGRYAPETLMAPLEELTTAYLTAKADPKFQAELDAFLESYAGRPTPLYYAERLSALLGGAKIYLKREDLAHTGSHKINNVLGQALLARRMGKHRVIAETGAGQHGVATATAATLFGLECVVYMGEEDVHRQALNVFRMQLLGATVVPVKSGSRTLKDAVNEAFRDWMANPDDTYYCLGSVMGPHPYPMMVRDFQSVIGREAKGQHFALEKREPDYLVACVGGGSNSIGLFYPFLEEPTVKIVGVEAAGAASLTRGKIGVLHGAKAYVLQTKSGQIETTHSVSAGLDYSGVGPEHSYLKETGRAEYVTINDREALAGFRLLSRTEGIIPALESSHAIAHLKKLAPQLGRDQTIIVCLSGRGDKDVETVRSLFKT from the coding sequence ATGCCTAACTTCTTTTCCCTCCCTGACGCCACCGGCCATTTTGGCCAATTCGGCGGGCGCTATGCGCCGGAAACCTTGATGGCACCGCTGGAAGAATTGACCACCGCCTACCTGACGGCCAAAGCCGATCCAAAATTCCAGGCGGAACTTGACGCGTTCCTGGAGTCCTACGCCGGACGGCCAACTCCGTTGTATTATGCCGAGCGGTTGAGCGCCCTACTGGGCGGAGCGAAGATATATCTCAAGCGGGAAGACCTCGCCCACACCGGTTCGCATAAGATCAATAATGTCCTGGGGCAAGCCCTCCTGGCCAGGCGGATGGGGAAACACCGGGTGATCGCCGAGACCGGAGCGGGGCAACATGGGGTGGCGACCGCGACGGCGGCGACCCTGTTCGGTCTGGAGTGCGTCGTCTACATGGGCGAAGAAGATGTTCACCGCCAGGCGCTTAATGTTTTCCGGATGCAATTACTCGGCGCGACAGTTGTCCCGGTCAAAAGCGGGAGCCGGACGCTCAAGGACGCGGTCAATGAGGCCTTCCGTGATTGGATGGCCAACCCTGACGATACATACTATTGTCTTGGCTCCGTGATGGGCCCGCACCCGTATCCGATGATGGTGCGCGATTTCCAGTCGGTCATCGGGCGGGAGGCCAAGGGCCAGCATTTTGCTCTGGAAAAGAGAGAGCCGGACTACCTGGTCGCCTGTGTCGGCGGCGGGAGTAACTCGATCGGGCTCTTTTATCCCTTCCTGGAAGAACCGACGGTCAAGATCGTCGGGGTGGAGGCGGCCGGCGCCGCTTCGCTTACTCGGGGTAAGATCGGCGTCCTCCACGGTGCCAAAGCTTATGTTCTGCAAACGAAGAGCGGCCAGATCGAGACGACCCACTCGGTCTCGGCGGGGCTTGATTATTCCGGCGTCGGACCGGAGCACAGTTATCTCAAAGAAACCGGCCGGGCCGAGTATGTTACGATCAACGACCGGGAGGCGCTGGCCGGCTTCCGGCTCCTCTCCCGGACGGAGGGGATCATCCCGGCGCTGGAATCGTCTCACGCCATTGCTCACTTGAAAAAACTGGCTCCCCAGCTGGGCCGGGACCAAACGATCATCGTTTGTTTGTCGGGTAGAGGAGATAAAGATGTCGAAACTGTCAGAAGCCTTTTCAAAACGTAA